The window TAACTTCTTCTTGATAACTTCAGTGTCTGAAGAATCAACTCTTTGGCAAATCACACAACTATGAGAAAGGAGAAACTCTGTCCCAGGTGAAAGGACAATAAGGGTGCTTTCTCACCTGGGCTTGGTAAAAGGCCCTTCTGAAATCTGgtatagacttaaaaaaaaaacttcacataGTAGAAACTGAAGATGAGTTTAGCATTTCAGTCTTTAAAGGGATCCTAGAGAGGAAGCCATGGCGTGGGTACCAGTGGAGTCTGCAGTGGAAGAGCTGATGCCCGGGCTCTTGCCGGTGGAGCCCCGCGACGTGTCAGAAGGTTTCGATCCCTCTGTACTCCCGAGGACGCCTCGGGAATACCTGAGGCGGGTCCAGATTGAAGCGGCTTTATGTCCAGATGTTGTGGTAGCTCAGATTGATCCAAAGAAGTTGAAAAGAAGGCAAACTGTAAATGTTTCTCTTTCAGGATGCCAGCCTGCTCCTGAAGGATATTCCCCAACACTACAATGGCAACAGCAACAAGTGGCACGGTTTTCAGCTGTTCGACAGAGTGTGAACAAACATAGAAGCCACTGGAAATCACAACAGTTGGATAGTAATGTGACCATGCCAAAATCTGAGGATGAAGAAGGCTGGAAAAAATTTTGTCTGGGTGAACGATTATGTGCTGAAGGGGCTGCTGGACCAGCTACAAATGAAAATCCAGGAATCGATTATGTACAAATTGGTTTCCCTCCCTTGCTTAGTATTGTTAGCAGAATGAATCAGGCAACAGTAACTAGTGTCTTGGAGTACCTGAGTAATTGGTTTGGAGAAAGAGACTTTACtccagagttgggaagatggCTTTATGCTTTGTTGGTTTGTCTTGAAAAACCCTTATTACCTGAGGCTCATTCACTGATCCGGCAGCTTGCAAGAAGGTGCTCTGAAGTGAGACTCTTAGTGGACAGCAAAGATGATGAGCAAATTCCTGCTTTAAATTTATTAATCTGTTTGGTTAGCAGGTATTTTGACCAACGTGATTTAGCTGATGATCCATCTTGATGTAGCTGCTATTTCAGGAATAGAAGATTTTTGTGATAAAGACAGCCTAAGTTTGAGGAATGCAATGCAAATTCAAGCACAAGCCTCTCATCTTCAACACTATGTGAAGGGCCCTCATCTTAACCTGTGCAGCTCAAGTTGATATTCAGAAAATGCAATGTATTGTTTTGAAAGTCCGAAATATCTATGAAAAATCCCGCCCAGTTTTTGATTATCACTTTGAATAGTTTTCTGCAATCACATGCTTTTAAAACTTAGTGCCAGTTATTGGTGAAGCAGCCTACACAGAAATTGTATGatgaaattttacattattttgtttactgtttcATTATCTTTATACCTAATacatataaaactttattgaaaactTGCTTTGGTTACTAAAATTTTGCTTGACTCTTAAAACAAAAGACAATGGATAAATGCCCTTAGTATTAGAAGTAAAATAATGTAGATTAAGTGACAAATATGTTCATAgtctaaaatcaacaaaataaagttgtaaTCCTTTCCATCCTCTATGGGAGgtggaaaagggaaagggggttggga of the Choloepus didactylus isolate mChoDid1 chromosome 21, mChoDid1.pri, whole genome shotgun sequence genome contains:
- the LOC119517748 gene encoding gem-associated protein 2-like yields the protein MAWVPVESAVEELMPGLLPVEPRDVSEGFDPSVLPRTPREYLRRVQIEAALCPDVVVAQIDPKKLKRRQTVNVSLSGCQPAPEGYSPTLQWQQQQVARFSAVRQSVNKHRSHWKSQQLDSNVTMPKSEDEEGWKKFCLGERLCAEGAAGPATNENPGIDYVQIGFPPLLSIVSRMNQATVTSVLEYLSNWFGERDFTPELGRWLYALLVCLEKPLLPEAHSLIRQLARRCSEVRLLVDSKDDEQIPALNLLICLVSRYFDQRDLADDPS